From the genome of Paraburkholderia sp. BL10I2N1:
CTTTAGCATGATCCCGCCCATGCTATTAAACACTGACCGTATAGGGACGATGCCCTTAAGGCTGGTCAAGCATTTCGAAAAAACGATGCCTCTGCGGATCGTCGAACTTCCGTTGCCATTTCCCGCATTCACCGAGGCCGTCCAATGGTCTGCCCTTCACAACAGTGATCCGGCAAGCAATTGGATGCGGGAGATAATATTGCAGGAGGCGTCACGCATGGTTCCTCCGCGTGAGACCACGCGAAGACCAATCCACCCAAGTTAGGAAATGGGATCTTTCAGCAAGGTTTTTGCCGCATGGATTTGTGGGGTTTCGAGGGCTTTGTGGCGATATAACGTATATCGCCACACCAGGCCTGATTCGGCACGGTGACGGCAAACGCCTGATCGAGCAGGTTCGGCGCGACCGGCAAGCCGTGTGTCAATCTGGTTGTTGCCTTGAATTTGCGTTTCTGGTTGCAACGCAACCCCTGCTTGCGACGCAGTCTCTTTATCGGATGTACGCCGACGTGCAAGCCATGCCCTCCGAGGTGCCTTGCAAGCGTTCGGCCCCATAACTCTCGCGGGAGCGCTGATGTGCGGCAGTATCTCCACCTCAAGCCGGGCCCCTGCTGCGCGCGGTGACGCCGCCATTGCTCTATCCACGAATCAAAGACATAGTGCGGGTAGATAGTCGATCCTGCAAAATTCAGTTTGCGGTAGCGAGCCAAGCCAAGGGTGCGCCGTCGGCGAACACGAATCAGCCCATCGAAAGCGGTTGTGCCGAGCAAGCGCTCGGCTGCAGCGTGCCATTGGCGAGCCAATGCAGCACCGCGAGGATAAAAAATACAGGCCCCAGGCCCAGAGGGACGATGGCGCGCAGCAACCAGCGCAGGTTGTAACCGGCAGCACACAGTACCGCGTGTACCGCACCGCCGGTTTGCCTTTTGAGCCGGCAACGCCGCATGCCGTGGTCGTCCTTCATATGGCCGATGACCGGTTCGATCGCGTGCCGTCGCTTGAGCCAACGTCGCTGCGTGCTGGTTAGGGTCTTCCGTTTGCCGCGATGAATCAGTTGTACTGATGACACTTCGGCATTGACGCCCCGAACCCCGAGATCGATCGGCACGGCCTTCGGGTGCGGCGTACCCGGGCAGATCCTCCAACAGAATGGTGTCACGGATCGCCGTATAGGAGCCATTTGATGATCGGCGCATAGGCGCCACCTGCGCTGTGTAGCAGAACGCAGTTCGAACTTTCCCAACTGGGTACGCTTCGCCCTTTTCTGAGCGGAGCGCCCATGGTCAACCGGAAATTCGTTAGGCACGCCTGGAAATTAGGTTCAGAGGCGACACGGTGAGTGCCCCATACACGGTTTCTAGCGTAAAGAGTCGCGATGCGACCTTTGTTGAAGCGCACCTAATTTCGGTGTACTCCTACCGATGCTTGCATTGGTTCATGGAGGACATCATGACTGTCAGCAAATTGGCGGCGCACTCATCGCGCTGTAGTAGAACGGTCGGGAGCCCCGTAGACGCCATCGTTTCCAAATACGTTGATCACCTGCGCGCCCTACGATATGCGGACGAAACGATTCAACACTATCTGGCCTCGTTGCGTCACTTTACGCGTCGGCTGAACAAGCGGTTGACCCTTGTCGATATCGATGATGCTCTCGTGACGGAGTTTGTCGATGTTCATTTGCCGCATTGCAGATGTCCGCGACCGTGCATGCGCCACGTCAACACGGTACGCGCGGCTCTCCGACATCTTCTGTCCGTTCTCAAGGAGGAAGAGTTGTGCAGCACCGGACGACCTCAGTTGCCTACGCCGGTCGACATCGAACTGGACCTGTTCAGGCATTATCTGGTCGATAGTTGCGGTTATGTGCGGACTACTTGCCGCAACCGTCTTTGGCGTATTCGCCACTTCCTCAACTCCTTCTTCGGTCAGGGACCCGTGTCTGCCGGTCAGCTAACTCCAATGGATATTGAGGACTTCACCGCACGCTGTTTCAAAGGCCGGAGTCACGGGACACGTCGTAGCTACTGTGTTGATCTCGCAAGTTATCTGCGCTTTCGAGGCTTGCACGGGGATGACACTCGTGCTCTCCTCGCCGCGATCCCGAAGATGGCGCCACCGATGCCGGCACCTCGGCTGATTGCGATGGCCGACAGGGAGTTAGATCTCTTTTTCGCAGCGTTCGATTTGACCAAACCGATTGGCATGCGCGATTTCGCAATTGCACGGTGCATGGCCGATTTGGCGCTACGTCGCATGGAAGTCGTGCGACTGCAGTTGGGATCATTTGATTGGCAGAGTGGAACGGTGACGCTAACTCATAACAAGAGCGGACGAGAACGCAAGCTACCGCTGCCCGTACAAACGGCCCGCGCACTTGTCCGCTATTTAAAGTAGGACGTCCCGATACGAGTAATCGTGCCGTCTTTGTCCGGCAAATCGCGCCGTATGACAAGCCGATCGACGCCGTTGCCATCAATCACCTCATCAGAGGGGCCTTTGTACGTGCGGGCCTCGACGAGCTATTTCATGGCGTTCACGTGTTGCGACGCACCGCAGCAACCCGCCTCATTCAAGGTGGGGCGTCGCTAAAAGAAGTTGCCGATGTACTGGGGCACAGGCATCTCAACACGACGACGCTTTACACCAGGGTTGATCTTGATCGTCTACGCAAGGTAGCGCAACCATGGCCGGAGCGTCGGTCATGAATGCGCCCCGACTTTGGACCGAGCGCATCGAAGACTACCTTGCATATCGGCGCAACGCTGGATTTAATGTCGTGGGCGACGCGTACAGACTGCGGCAATTCGGCCGGTTCGCTGATCAACAGATGCCCCCGCAGTCACACCTTGTCGTCGAACTAGCCGTGGCATGGGCTCATTCGACGAAACGCGATCAATACTTCACGTGGGCTCGCCGTCTCGAGCTGCTGCGGGGATTTGCGCGGTACTGGCAGCGTTTCGATCCAGTGACCGAGGTGCCGCCAGGAAGGTTGCTCGGCAGAGCCTATCGGCGATTGACCCCACATATTTTCACTCAACAGGAAGTATCGATGTTGATGGCAGCTACCAACGGCCTTCAGCCTCGTGATGGCCTGCGTCCTGCGACCTGCAAGACCATGATCGGGCTGCTCGCAGCGGGTGGACTACGCCCGATAGAGGCCACTCGCCTGACTCGTAACGACGTCGACCTTGATCACGGACTGCTGCTGGTCCAGGAAGCAAAAGGGCATCGAAGCCGCTTGATTCCATTGCATCCGAGCACCACAGGGGCATTACGTACGTACGCTCAACAGCGTGATCGCCTCGTCCGCCAGCCAAGCAGCGTCCGGTTTTTTCTGCTCGACAAAGGTAAGCCAGCCGGCGTACCAACGCTCCAGTGCGCGTTGGAAACCCTATGCCGTCGACTCGGGTGGTTGCCACGAGGCGATTATGCGCATCATCGCTGTTATGACTTCAGACATAGTTTTGTCGCCAACAGTCTGTTGCGCTCGGACCGCCACGGGATTGATGCTGACCACGCAATCCTCGCGCTCTCGACTTATCTCGGCCACGCTTCAGTTGCCCACACGTATTGGTACTGCACGGCGGTGCCAGAACTGATGGCAATCGTTGGAGAGCGCTTTCATCAGTATGCCCAAGGGGAATCGACATGAGCCCTTTCACCAGCCAGCCACAGGAGTTTGCCTCTCTCCTTCAGCGGTTCTTCATCGAGCGGCTAATGCAGCAGCAGAATGCGAGTGCAAGAACGGTCGAATCATACCGTGACACCTTCCGCATGCTATTGACCTACGCTCAGCAAGTGCTGCATAAGCCGCCCGAGAAGTTTGCTCTCGACGAGCTCGACGTCACGTTGATCACTGCTTTTCTGGACCACCTCGAAACTGCACGATCCAATAGCATTCGCAGTCGTAATGCCCGGCTCTCCGCAATACGGACCTTCTATCACTATGTCACGATGCGATGTCCGCAGGCACTGCACCTGGCTCAACAAATTCTCTCGATCCCAACGAAACGTTTCGAGAGACCGCTTCTCGGATTTCTCTCGCGTGAGGAAGTTCACGCCTTGTTGGCTGCGCCCGATCCGGATACGTGGTTCGGGCAGCGCGATCGTCTATTGCTCGCGCTGCTGTACAACACTGGAGCCCGGGTGTCGGAGCTAACGGGAATGCGGGTAGCCGATGTAACGCTCGCTGCGACGCCGTGGGTGCGCCTGCATGGCAAGGGACGTAAGCAGCGTGCCGTACCCCTATGGCGTGAAACTGCGGCAGCGATACGTACCTGGATACGTGACCAGCGTTTGCAACCGGAACAGCCGCTGTTGCCGAGTCGCCATGGCGGACCAATGACGCGCGCAAACGTGGCTGAACGATTTTCGCTGGCACTGATGGCAGCAGCGAAGACCTGTCCATCGCTTCTGAAGCGCCATTTTACCCCGCATTCCATGAGGCACACGGTTGCCACGCATCTCTTGCAGGCCGGTGTAGGTATCACCGAGGTTGCGCTCTGGCTCGGACATGAAAGCCCCCTGACGACGCACGGCTATGTCGAGGCAGATCAGGCAATGAAGCGCCGAGCGCTTGCGACGGTGAAAGCGCCCGGAGTCAAGGTGACTTTTTATCGCCCACCCGATTCACTGCTCAAATTCCTGGAAAGCCTTTGAGACTATTAGGTGAAGCATTCCAGCGAGTGAACTCGCTCCCAAGTTCCCTTCCCGAGCCAGACGATCGCCTCACAACCCCGGGAAGGGCCTCCCCAACCCGCTGTCTCATATTCAACCGGACCTAATTTTCCGACTTACCTAACGAACCTTAGGTCAAGCTTGACCTAAGGTTCGAATTGTTTGAGTACCGCCAAGTCCTTGTCCGCATGCGGCAGGCGATTCCGACCGCGACATCGCGCGCGTCGGGTTGATGGGCCGCAAGAAGCTCACCGCCGTGAGGCGTGTCGCCCTGGAGCTCGGCTGGCTCGATCCAGCACAGCCGCTGCAGGAAGACACCGTGATCGCCGGACGCTTCGGCCGCACACCACACCTGCCCAGCATCTGCGTGTCGACGCTCGAGCCCTTTCGCGAGCGGATTGCTCGCTGGTTCGAATCCGACGTCCAGGACACGACGATCCACAGTGTCCTCAAGCGCAACCACGGCTACACCGGCAGCTATTCCGCGGTGCGCCTAGACAGCGTCAAGCAGCACGGCCGGTTGGCCAAAACAATTGTCGCTGCCCGACTCATTTAGAACCTGCGAGAAGAGCTCCAGCAGAGCACCACCGCGCCCTTCTCGGAGCTCTTGCAATCGCTGTGGGGAAACAAAGTATGTTGCCAACATGGCGTCCTCCTGTAGTGGCGATCGGCCACGAAAGACATCATCATTATGCGGAGAGACAGGGGTTGGATCTGTCGCGTTCACGGCCCCATGGGGCTGACACTTCGCGTAAAAATAGACCCTGCATTTAACCTTGACTTCAGCGAGTGGGGCGAGGCATTCGCCGGCGACCGCATCCTCGGTGCCGCTACGCTCGACCGTCTACGCCACGGCGCCTACCGCATCGTGCTTGACGGCGATAGCTTCCGGGCACCCAAACCGATGCCCGAACCCGATCAAACTCGCGGGGGACACTTGTCGCCCCAACGGATCGGTCTGCTTTCATTGATCTGGATCATGGTTTGCCTCGATTCAGTTGTGCGACAGTTAGCCGCGTAATTTCGAGATGACAAAGACGGGTTTGTGAAACAAACTTGGACATCGATTGAGTAAGGAGAATCACATGGCAATTGCGCACAATCGCCTTACCGCACCACAGACCGACACGTTTCGGCCTTCGAAAACGGCTTCGCGGACGAAGCCCATGGGTTCGAGTGGCACGTCATGCAAGACCTGCACGATGCGTCCGTTTTGCGCGATGAACCCCGATGAGCTCGCCTGCGACCGGCAAATGGACGACCTCGTTCTCAGCTATCGCCACGTGAGAAAAGGCGAAGCATTGCACCGCGCGGGCGATTCATTCTGCAAAGTCTATGCGGTTCGCACGGGATCGTTCAAGAAGCTCTCGCTGCTTCCGGACGGGCGGGACCAGGTCACCGGGTTTTACGTTGCCGGAGAGCCGATGGGATTGGACGGCATCGCTACCGGCCACTATGCAAGCGACGCCATCGCCCTTGAAGACAGCAGCGTATGCGTGATGCCGTTCGATCTGCTCGAGTTGTTGAGCCGGGAAGTCAAAGCGGTGCAGGGTCACGTCTACCGAATGCTCAGCGCGGAACTCGTGCGGCAAGGCGGCTTGAGTACGCTGCTCCGCACGATGGCGGCCGACGAGCGGGTTGCGTCGTTTCTTCTGGATCTCTCGCGGCGTTGGCGGGCACGCGCCTATTCGCCGACCGAATTCATCTTGCGAATGACGCGCGAGGAGACTGGCAGCCTTCTCGGGTTGAAGCTGGAGACGGTCAGCCGGATATTGTCGAGGTTCCAGAGGCAGAGGCTCATCACCGTGAACGGCAAAGAAATCCGCATCCTCGACTTCGCCGGATTGAAGAAGGTCGCTCGTCTTTCTGCCTGAGG
Proteins encoded in this window:
- a CDS encoding tyrosine-type recombinase/integrase, which translates into the protein MNAPRLWTERIEDYLAYRRNAGFNVVGDAYRLRQFGRFADQQMPPQSHLVVELAVAWAHSTKRDQYFTWARRLELLRGFARYWQRFDPVTEVPPGRLLGRAYRRLTPHIFTQQEVSMLMAATNGLQPRDGLRPATCKTMIGLLAAGGLRPIEATRLTRNDVDLDHGLLLVQEAKGHRSRLIPLHPSTTGALRTYAQQRDRLVRQPSSVRFFLLDKGKPAGVPTLQCALETLCRRLGWLPRGDYAHHRCYDFRHSFVANSLLRSDRHGIDADHAILALSTYLGHASVAHTYWYCTAVPELMAIVGERFHQYAQGEST
- a CDS encoding tyrosine-type recombinase/integrase — translated: MSPFTSQPQEFASLLQRFFIERLMQQQNASARTVESYRDTFRMLLTYAQQVLHKPPEKFALDELDVTLITAFLDHLETARSNSIRSRNARLSAIRTFYHYVTMRCPQALHLAQQILSIPTKRFERPLLGFLSREEVHALLAAPDPDTWFGQRDRLLLALLYNTGARVSELTGMRVADVTLAATPWVRLHGKGRKQRAVPLWRETAAAIRTWIRDQRLQPEQPLLPSRHGGPMTRANVAERFSLALMAAAKTCPSLLKRHFTPHSMRHTVATHLLQAGVGITEVALWLGHESPLTTHGYVEADQAMKRRALATVKAPGVKVTFYRPPDSLLKFLESL
- a CDS encoding helix-turn-helix domain-containing protein — protein: MNPDELACDRQMDDLVLSYRHVRKGEALHRAGDSFCKVYAVRTGSFKKLSLLPDGRDQVTGFYVAGEPMGLDGIATGHYASDAIALEDSSVCVMPFDLLELLSREVKAVQGHVYRMLSAELVRQGGLSTLLRTMAADERVASFLLDLSRRWRARAYSPTEFILRMTREETGSLLGLKLETVSRILSRFQRQRLITVNGKEIRILDFAGLKKVARLSA
- a CDS encoding tyrosine-type recombinase/integrase, with amino-acid sequence MTVSKLAAHSSRCSRTVGSPVDAIVSKYVDHLRALRYADETIQHYLASLRHFTRRLNKRLTLVDIDDALVTEFVDVHLPHCRCPRPCMRHVNTVRAALRHLLSVLKEEELCSTGRPQLPTPVDIELDLFRHYLVDSCGYVRTTCRNRLWRIRHFLNSFFGQGPVSAGQLTPMDIEDFTARCFKGRSHGTRRSYCVDLASYLRFRGLHGDDTRALLAAIPKMAPPMPAPRLIAMADRELDLFFAAFDLTKPIGMRDFAIARCMADLALRRMEVVRLQLGSFDWQSGTVTLTHNKSGRERKLPLPVQTARALVRYLK